A section of the Streptomyces sp. SLBN-118 genome encodes:
- the pdxT gene encoding pyridoxal 5'-phosphate synthase glutaminase subunit PdxT, producing the protein MTTPGSPVIGVLALQGDVREHLIALAAADAVARPVRRPEELAEVDGLVIPGGESTTMSKLAALFGMTEPLRERIAAGMPVYGTCAGLIMVADKILDPRSGQETLGGIDMIVRRNAFGRQNESFEAAVEVAGVADGPVEGVFIRAPWVESVGAEVEVLAEHDGHIVAVRQGSVLATSFHPELTGDHRMHGLFVDMVRAAG; encoded by the coding sequence ATGACCACTCCCGGCTCCCCTGTGATCGGAGTTCTCGCTCTGCAGGGCGACGTACGGGAGCACCTGATCGCCCTGGCCGCGGCCGACGCTGTGGCCAGGCCGGTCAGGCGCCCCGAGGAACTCGCCGAGGTCGACGGCCTGGTCATCCCCGGCGGCGAGTCCACCACCATGTCCAAGCTCGCGGCGCTCTTCGGCATGACGGAGCCGCTGCGCGAGCGGATCGCTGCGGGCATGCCCGTCTACGGCACCTGTGCCGGGCTGATCATGGTCGCCGACAAGATCCTGGACCCGCGTTCGGGCCAGGAGACGCTCGGCGGCATCGACATGATCGTCCGCCGCAATGCCTTCGGCCGGCAGAACGAGTCCTTCGAGGCGGCCGTAGAGGTCGCGGGCGTGGCCGACGGACCGGTCGAGGGTGTCTTCATCCGCGCCCCGTGGGTGGAGTCGGTCGGCGCCGAGGTCGAGGTGCTCGCCGAGCACGACGGTCACATCGTCGCCGTACGGCAGGGCAGTGTCCTGGCCACTTCGTTCCACCCCGAACTCACCGGCGATCACCGGATGCACGGTCTGTTTGTGGACATGGTGCGCGCCGCCGGGTGA
- a CDS encoding YebC/PmpR family DNA-binding transcriptional regulator, whose amino-acid sequence MSGHSKWATTKHKKAVIDAKRGKLFAKLIKNIEVAARTGGADVEGNPTLFDAIQKAKKSSVPNKNIDSAVKRGAGLEAGGADYETIMYEGYGPNGVAVLIECLTDNRNRAASDVRVAMTRNGGSMADPGSVSYLFNRKGVVIVPKGELSEDDVLGAVLDAGAEEVNDLGESFEVLSEATDLVAVRTALQEAGIDYDSAEANFVPTMQVELEEDGARKIFKLIDALEDSDDVQNVFANFDVPDEIMEKVDA is encoded by the coding sequence ATGTCCGGCCACTCTAAATGGGCTACGACGAAGCACAAGAAGGCCGTGATCGATGCCAAGCGCGGCAAGCTCTTCGCGAAGCTGATCAAGAACATCGAGGTCGCGGCCCGCACCGGCGGCGCCGATGTCGAGGGTAACCCGACCCTCTTCGACGCCATCCAGAAGGCGAAGAAGAGCTCGGTCCCGAACAAGAACATCGACTCCGCGGTCAAGCGTGGCGCGGGTCTCGAAGCCGGCGGCGCCGACTACGAGACGATCATGTACGAGGGCTACGGCCCCAACGGCGTCGCCGTCCTCATCGAGTGCCTCACGGACAACCGCAACCGCGCGGCCTCCGACGTTCGCGTCGCGATGACCCGCAACGGCGGCTCGATGGCCGACCCCGGCTCGGTCTCGTACCTCTTCAACCGCAAGGGCGTTGTCATCGTCCCCAAGGGTGAGCTCTCCGAGGACGACGTTCTCGGCGCCGTCCTCGACGCGGGCGCCGAAGAGGTCAACGACCTCGGTGAGTCCTTCGAGGTGCTCAGCGAGGCCACTGACCTGGTCGCGGTGCGCACCGCGCTCCAGGAGGCCGGCATCGACTACGACTCGGCCGAGGCCAACTTCGTCCCGACCATGCAGGTCGAGTTGGAGGAAGATGGCGCACGCAAGATCTTCAAGCTGATCGACGCGCTCGAGGACAGCGACGACGTGCAGAACGTCTTCGCCAACTTCGACGTCCCGGACGAGATCATGGAGAAGGTCGACGCCTGA
- a CDS encoding adenine phosphoribosyltransferase: MTVSELLISRIRDVPDYPKPGVMFKDITPLLADPAAFTVLTDALAELCERCEATKIVGLEARGFILGAPVAVRAGLGFVPVRKAGKLPGATLSQAYELEYGSAEIEVHAEDLRAGDRVMVIDDVLATGGTAEASLELIRRAGADVAGVAVLMELGFLGGRARLESALRGAPLEALLTF; encoded by the coding sequence ATGACCGTCTCGGAGCTGCTGATCAGCCGCATCCGTGACGTCCCGGACTATCCGAAGCCGGGGGTGATGTTCAAGGACATCACGCCCCTGCTCGCGGACCCGGCGGCCTTCACGGTCCTCACCGACGCACTCGCGGAGCTGTGCGAGCGCTGCGAGGCCACGAAGATCGTCGGACTTGAGGCGCGCGGCTTCATCCTGGGCGCACCCGTGGCCGTCCGGGCCGGGCTCGGCTTCGTTCCCGTACGCAAGGCGGGCAAGCTCCCCGGAGCGACGCTCTCGCAGGCGTACGAGCTGGAGTACGGCAGCGCCGAGATCGAGGTGCACGCCGAGGACCTGCGGGCGGGCGACCGCGTCATGGTCATCGACGACGTCCTCGCCACCGGCGGCACCGCCGAGGCCTCGCTGGAGCTCATCCGGCGAGCCGGAGCCGATGTCGCGGGCGTCGCGGTCCTGATGGAGCTGGGCTTCCTCGGCGGCCGAGCCCGTCTGGAGTCCGCGCTGCGCGGGGCTCCGCTGGAGGCACTGCTCACGTTCTGA
- the ruvB gene encoding Holliday junction branch migration DNA helicase RuvB, with protein MNWDDTAPTTEDIAAERLVGACADGEDQAVEAALRPKSLVEFVGQERVREQLDLVLKAALARGATADHVLLSGAPGLGKTTLSMIIAAEMNAPIRITSGPAIQHAGDLAAILSSLQEGEVLFLDEIHRMSRPAEEMLYMAMEDFRVDVIVGKGPGATAIPLELPPFTLVGATTRAGLLPPPLRDRFGFTAHMEFYEPAELERVIHRSAQLLDVDIEADGAAEIAGRSRGTPRIANRLLRRVRDYAQVKVDGLITREVAAAALKVYEVDARGLDRLDRAVLQALLKLFGGGPVGLSTLAVAVGEERETVEEVAEPFLVREGLLARTPRGRVATPAAWAHLGLVPPQQTSGANGQQGLFGA; from the coding sequence GTGAACTGGGACGACACCGCACCGACGACCGAAGACATCGCCGCAGAGCGGCTTGTCGGCGCTTGTGCCGACGGCGAGGACCAGGCGGTCGAGGCGGCGCTGCGGCCGAAGTCGCTGGTCGAGTTCGTCGGCCAGGAACGGGTCCGGGAGCAGCTGGACCTGGTCCTGAAGGCGGCCCTCGCCCGTGGCGCGACCGCCGACCATGTCCTGCTCTCCGGCGCCCCCGGCCTCGGCAAGACCACCCTGTCCATGATCATCGCGGCGGAGATGAACGCCCCGATCCGGATCACCTCCGGCCCGGCCATCCAGCACGCCGGTGATCTGGCCGCGATCCTGTCCTCGCTCCAGGAGGGTGAGGTTCTCTTCCTCGACGAGATCCACCGGATGTCGCGGCCCGCCGAGGAGATGCTCTACATGGCCATGGAGGACTTCCGGGTCGACGTGATCGTCGGCAAGGGCCCGGGAGCCACCGCCATTCCCCTGGAGCTGCCGCCGTTCACCCTGGTGGGCGCCACGACCCGGGCCGGGCTGCTGCCGCCGCCGCTGCGCGACCGCTTCGGCTTCACGGCGCACATGGAGTTCTACGAGCCCGCGGAGCTGGAGCGCGTGATCCACCGCTCGGCACAGCTTCTCGACGTCGACATAGAGGCCGACGGAGCCGCCGAGATCGCCGGACGCTCCCGCGGCACGCCCCGTATCGCCAACCGGCTGCTGCGCCGCGTCCGTGACTACGCCCAGGTCAAGGTGGACGGCCTGATCACCCGCGAGGTGGCTGCCGCCGCCCTGAAGGTCTACGAGGTCGACGCCCGCGGACTCGACCGCCTTGACCGTGCCGTCCTCCAGGCGCTGCTGAAGCTCTTCGGCGGCGGTCCGGTGGGACTGTCGACGCTCGCGGTGGCCGTGGGGGAGGAGCGTGAGACCGTCGAGGAGGTGGCCGAGCCCTTCCTGGTACGGGAGGGGCTGCTGGCCCGCACGCCGCGCGGCCGGGTCGCCACCCCCGCTGCCTGGGCCCACCTCGGCCTCGTACCGCCTCAGCAGACCTCGGGTGCAAACGGACAGCAGGGCCTCTTCGGGGCGTGA
- a CDS encoding glycosyltransferase family 4 protein — MKIGIVCPYSWDVPGGVQFHIRDLAEHLIRLGHEVSVLAPADDETPLPPYVVSAGRAVPVPYNGSVARLNFGFLSAARVRRWLHDGTFDVIHIHEPASPSLGLLTCWAAQGPIVATFHTSNPRSRAMIAAYPILQPALEKISARIAVSEYARRTLVEHLGGDAVVIPNGVDIGFFDNAEAKAEWQGDTIGFIGRIDEPRKGLPVLMKALPKILAERPATRLLVAGRGDEEEAVASLPVGMRRQVEFLGMVSDEDKARLLRSVDLYVAPNTGGESFGIILVEAMSAGAPVLASDLDAFAQVLDQGAAGELFANEDADALATAAVRLLGDPGRREELRARGSAHVRRFDWSTVGSDILAVYETVTDGAASVAADERPGFRARFGLARD; from the coding sequence GTGAAGATCGGCATCGTCTGCCCGTACTCCTGGGACGTACCGGGCGGCGTCCAATTCCACATCAGAGACCTGGCGGAACATCTGATCCGGCTCGGCCACGAGGTGTCCGTGCTGGCACCGGCGGACGACGAGACACCACTGCCGCCGTACGTGGTCTCGGCGGGGCGGGCCGTACCCGTCCCGTACAACGGCTCGGTCGCCCGGCTCAACTTCGGCTTCCTGTCGGCCGCGCGGGTACGGCGCTGGCTGCACGACGGCACCTTCGACGTCATCCACATCCATGAGCCGGCCTCGCCGTCACTGGGCCTGCTCACCTGCTGGGCCGCGCAGGGCCCGATCGTGGCCACCTTCCACACCTCGAACCCGCGCTCCCGCGCGATGATCGCCGCGTACCCGATCCTGCAGCCCGCCCTGGAGAAGATCAGCGCCCGGATCGCGGTCAGCGAGTACGCCCGCCGGACCCTGGTCGAGCACCTGGGCGGCGACGCGGTCGTCATCCCGAACGGCGTCGACATCGGCTTCTTCGACAACGCCGAGGCGAAAGCCGAGTGGCAGGGCGACACGATCGGCTTCATAGGGCGCATCGACGAGCCCCGTAAGGGCCTGCCGGTCCTGATGAAGGCCCTGCCCAAGATCCTCGCCGAGCGGCCCGCGACGAGGCTGCTGGTGGCCGGGCGCGGCGACGAGGAGGAAGCCGTGGCCTCGCTGCCCGTCGGCATGAGGCGGCAGGTCGAGTTCCTGGGCATGGTCAGCGACGAGGACAAGGCACGGCTGCTGCGGAGCGTCGACCTGTACGTGGCCCCCAACACCGGCGGGGAGAGCTTCGGCATCATCCTCGTCGAGGCGATGTCGGCGGGCGCGCCGGTGCTCGCATCGGACCTGGACGCCTTCGCCCAGGTGCTGGACCAGGGCGCCGCCGGCGAACTCTTCGCCAACGAGGACGCGGACGCACTGGCCACGGCGGCGGTCCGCCTCCTGGGCGACCCGGGCCGCCGGGAGGAACTGCGAGCCCGGGGCAGTGCCCATGTACGCCGGTTCGACTGGTCGACGGTCGGATCGGACATCCTGGCGGTCTACGAGACGGTGACGGACGGGGCGGCGTCGGTGGCGGCGGACGAGAGGCCGGGCTTCCGGGCGAGGTTCGGGCTGGCCCGGGACTGA
- the pdxS gene encoding pyridoxal 5'-phosphate synthase lyase subunit PdxS — translation MSSTLPTTPQAPETGTARVKRGMAEQLKGGVIMDVVNAEQAKTAEDAGAVAVMALERVPADIRKDGGVARMSDPTMIEEIIDAVSIPVMAKSRIGHFVEAQVLQSLGVDYIDESEVLTPADEVNHSDKWAFTTPFVCGATNLGEALRRIAEGAAMIRSKGEAGTGNVVEAVRHLRQIKNEIARLRGFDNNELYAAAKELRAPYELVKEVSELGKLPVVLFSAGGVATPADAALMRQLGAEGVFVGSGIFKSGDPAKRAAAIVKATTFYDDPKIIADASRNLGEAMVGINCDTLPETERYANRGW, via the coding sequence GTGTCCAGCACGCTTCCCACCACCCCGCAGGCCCCCGAGACCGGCACCGCGCGCGTCAAGCGCGGAATGGCCGAGCAGCTCAAGGGCGGTGTGATCATGGATGTGGTCAACGCCGAGCAGGCGAAGACAGCCGAGGACGCGGGCGCCGTGGCCGTCATGGCCCTGGAGCGGGTCCCCGCCGACATCCGCAAGGACGGCGGCGTGGCCCGGATGTCCGACCCCACCATGATCGAAGAGATCATCGACGCCGTCTCCATCCCGGTCATGGCCAAGTCCCGGATCGGCCACTTCGTCGAGGCCCAGGTGCTGCAGTCCCTCGGCGTCGACTACATCGACGAGTCCGAGGTGCTGACCCCGGCCGACGAGGTCAACCACTCCGACAAGTGGGCCTTCACCACCCCCTTCGTGTGTGGCGCCACCAACCTGGGTGAGGCCCTGCGCCGTATCGCCGAGGGCGCGGCCATGATCCGCTCCAAGGGCGAGGCCGGCACCGGCAACGTCGTCGAGGCCGTCCGCCACCTGCGCCAGATCAAGAACGAGATCGCCAGGCTGCGCGGCTTCGACAACAACGAGCTGTACGCCGCCGCCAAGGAGCTCCGCGCCCCGTACGAGCTGGTCAAGGAGGTCTCCGAGCTGGGCAAGCTGCCGGTGGTCCTCTTCTCCGCCGGTGGCGTCGCCACCCCCGCCGACGCCGCTCTGATGCGTCAGCTCGGCGCCGAAGGCGTCTTCGTGGGCTCCGGCATCTTCAAGTCGGGCGACCCCGCCAAGCGCGCCGCGGCCATCGTGAAGGCCACCACCTTCTACGACGACCCCAAGATCATCGCGGACGCGTCCCGCAACCTCGGCGAGGCCATGGTCGGCATCAACTGCGACACCCTGCCCGAGACCGAGCGCTACGCGAACCGAGGCTGGTAA
- the yajC gene encoding preprotein translocase subunit YajC, producing MNILTLLPFIVLIGAMFLMTRSAKKKQHAAAQMRDQMQPGTGVRTIGGLYATVKEVNHDTVLLEAAPGVHLVFAKNSIGAVLDDEEYNRLVHGEGDLKADGPIVPDDASSLTEAADPSDDAKIDLGKKPESDDAEPEDTEAADAEPKDAEAKNGKADGETDAK from the coding sequence GTGAATATCTTGACCCTCCTCCCCTTTATCGTGCTCATCGGGGCCATGTTCCTGATGACCCGCTCCGCCAAGAAGAAGCAGCACGCGGCCGCGCAGATGCGTGACCAGATGCAGCCCGGTACCGGCGTGCGGACCATCGGCGGCTTGTACGCCACCGTCAAGGAGGTCAACCACGACACGGTTCTCCTCGAAGCCGCTCCCGGCGTGCACCTGGTGTTCGCCAAGAACTCGATCGGGGCGGTGCTCGACGACGAGGAGTACAACCGCCTCGTGCACGGCGAGGGCGATCTCAAGGCTGACGGTCCCATCGTTCCCGACGACGCTTCCTCGCTGACCGAGGCCGCCGACCCCTCGGACGACGCCAAGATCGACCTCGGCAAGAAGCCGGAGTCCGACGACGCCGAGCCCGAGGACACCGAGGCCGCAGACGCCGAGCCGAAGGATGCCGAGGCCAAGAACGGCAAGGCCGACGGCGAGACCGACGCGAAGTAG
- the secF gene encoding protein translocase subunit SecF, with product MSRLGTLGARLYRGEVGYDFVAKRKIWYGVSILITITAIVGLAVQGLNLGIEFKGGAVFTTPKTSVSVSQAQTYAKEASGHEAIVQKLGSGGLRIQVSELNQTEANKVSKQLSEDLKVPMENAEIVGPSWGEQIANKAWTGLAVFMLLVVIYLAIAFEWRMAIAALVALVHDLTITIGIYALVGFEVTPGTVIGLLTILGYSLYDTVVVFDGLKEGSKDITKQTRYTYSEIANRSLNGTLVRSINTTVVALLPVAGLLFIGGGVLGAGMLNDISLSLFVGLAAGAYSSIFIATPLVADLKEREPQMKALKKRVLAKRAKAAAEGASAEDSGEPVDSVTGDVAPAGAVVGPRGNRGRGRPSGRRR from the coding sequence ATGTCGCGACTTGGCACTCTCGGCGCCCGTCTCTACCGAGGCGAGGTCGGCTACGACTTCGTCGCCAAGCGGAAGATCTGGTACGGGGTTTCGATCCTGATCACCATCACGGCCATCGTCGGCCTGGCGGTGCAGGGTCTGAACCTGGGTATCGAGTTCAAGGGTGGCGCCGTCTTCACCACCCCCAAGACGAGCGTCTCCGTCAGCCAGGCCCAGACGTACGCCAAAGAGGCTTCCGGCCATGAGGCGATCGTCCAGAAGCTCGGCAGCGGCGGTCTGCGGATCCAGGTGAGCGAGCTCAACCAGACCGAGGCGAACAAGGTCAGCAAGCAGCTCTCCGAGGACCTGAAGGTCCCGATGGAGAACGCCGAGATCGTCGGCCCCAGCTGGGGCGAGCAGATCGCCAACAAGGCGTGGACCGGCCTCGCCGTCTTCATGCTGCTGGTGGTCATCTATCTGGCGATCGCCTTCGAGTGGCGGATGGCCATCGCCGCCCTGGTCGCGCTGGTCCACGACCTCACGATCACCATCGGTATCTACGCACTCGTGGGCTTCGAGGTCACACCGGGCACCGTGATCGGTCTGCTGACCATCCTCGGTTACTCCCTCTACGACACCGTCGTCGTCTTCGACGGTCTCAAGGAGGGCTCGAAGGACATCACCAAGCAGACGCGGTACACCTACAGCGAGATCGCCAACCGCAGTCTCAACGGCACGCTGGTGCGTTCCATCAACACCACTGTCGTCGCGCTGCTGCCGGTCGCGGGCCTGCTCTTCATCGGTGGCGGCGTCCTCGGCGCGGGCATGCTCAACGACATCTCGCTGTCGCTGTTCGTCGGCCTCGCGGCCGGTGCGTACTCCTCGATCTTCATCGCCACACCACTCGTCGCCGACCTCAAGGAGCGCGAGCCGCAGATGAAGGCCCTGAAGAAGCGGGTGCTCGCCAAGCGCGCGAAGGCAGCCGCCGAGGGCGCGTCGGCGGAGGACTCCGGTGAGCCGGTGGATTCGGTGACGGGAGACGTGGCTCCGGCCGGCGCCGTCGTGGGCCCCCGCGGCAACCGTGGCCGTGGCCGTCCGTCGGGCAGGCGCCGATGA
- the ruvA gene encoding Holliday junction branch migration protein RuvA: MIAFVSGPVAALAPTTAVIEVGGVGMAIQCTPNTLSELRIGKEAKLATSLVVREDSLTLYGFAGDDERQVFELLQTASGVGPRLAQAMLAVHTPDALRLAVATGDEKALTAVPGIGKKGAQKLLLELKDRLGEPVGGHIGRQGIGTAATAPRAWRDQLHAALIGLGYAPREADEAVAAVAPQAEAAVEAPPVGQLLKAALQTLNRTR; this comes from the coding sequence ATGATCGCCTTTGTGAGCGGCCCGGTCGCCGCCCTCGCCCCCACCACCGCGGTCATCGAGGTCGGCGGGGTCGGCATGGCCATCCAGTGCACCCCGAACACCCTCTCCGAGCTCCGTATCGGCAAGGAGGCCAAGCTCGCCACCTCCCTTGTCGTACGTGAGGACTCGCTGACGCTTTACGGCTTCGCGGGCGACGACGAGCGCCAGGTCTTCGAGCTGCTGCAGACCGCGAGCGGCGTCGGACCGCGCCTCGCCCAGGCCATGCTCGCCGTGCACACCCCGGATGCCCTGCGTCTCGCCGTCGCCACCGGTGACGAGAAGGCTCTGACAGCGGTGCCGGGCATCGGCAAGAAGGGTGCCCAGAAGCTGCTGCTCGAACTGAAGGACCGGCTGGGCGAACCGGTCGGCGGGCACATCGGCAGGCAGGGCATCGGTACCGCCGCGACGGCTCCGAGAGCATGGCGCGACCAGTTGCACGCCGCGCTGATCGGCCTTGGCTACGCCCCCCGCGAGGCGGACGAGGCGGTCGCGGCCGTCGCCCCGCAGGCCGAGGCCGCCGTGGAAGCACCTCCGGTGGGCCAGCTCCTCAAGGCTGCCCTGCAGACCCTGAACCGCACCCGCTGA
- the secD gene encoding protein translocase subunit SecD has translation MAAPNRGRRPAGAQGRPGRALALILIAMVALTGGMFWAGQLTPRLGIDLAGGTTITLKAKSQPGQEDAVNETNMNTAVGIIERRVNGLGVSEAEVQTQGKDNIIVNIPRGTNSQQAREQVGTTAQLYFRPVLTVAAGTPTAPQPKPSASPSGKAKDGKAKETGKPTAGAPSGTPTATPTTQGRAVTDALKAPKPTPTPSGSAKTSEKPKPTPSGDTAGADKLQKQFLALDCTNEKARAAAGDNVKPSDTTVACGKNSDGQWEKYVLGPAEVDGKDVDDAKGVLDQRRGQWIVTMDFTDKGSKKFQKITSRLSQQQPPMNQFAIVLDGEVVSAPSVRQTLSANAEISGSFTQQSAQDLGNILSYGALPLSFEEQSVQTVSAALGGEQLRAGLIAGAIGLALVIIYLVAYYRGLAMIAILSLMVSAILTYVIMALLGPGIGFALNLPAVCGAIVAIGITADSFIVYFERIRDEIREGRTLRPAVERAWPRARRTILVSDFVSFLAAAVLFIVTVGKVQGFAFTLGLTTVLDVVVVFLFTKPVMTLLARKKFFADGHPWSGLDPKRLGAKPPLRRSRRASAPTDPKEA, from the coding sequence GTGGCAGCACCGAATAGGGGCCGAAGGCCCGCGGGGGCTCAGGGAAGGCCGGGGCGCGCCCTGGCTCTGATCCTGATCGCCATGGTCGCGCTCACGGGCGGGATGTTCTGGGCGGGTCAGCTCACACCGCGCCTGGGTATCGACCTGGCAGGCGGTACGACCATCACGCTCAAGGCCAAGAGCCAGCCCGGCCAAGAGGACGCCGTCAACGAGACCAACATGAACACGGCGGTCGGCATCATCGAACGCCGCGTCAATGGTCTGGGCGTCTCCGAGGCCGAGGTCCAGACTCAGGGCAAAGACAACATCATCGTCAACATCCCCAGGGGCACGAACTCCCAGCAGGCCCGTGAGCAGGTCGGCACGACCGCCCAGCTCTACTTCCGGCCAGTGCTGACGGTCGCCGCCGGTACTCCCACCGCTCCCCAGCCCAAGCCGAGCGCCTCGCCGTCCGGCAAGGCCAAGGACGGCAAGGCGAAGGAGACGGGCAAGCCGACGGCAGGCGCCCCGTCCGGCACCCCGACGGCCACGCCGACCACGCAGGGCCGCGCGGTGACCGACGCCCTCAAGGCGCCGAAGCCGACCCCGACGCCCTCCGGTTCGGCCAAGACCTCCGAGAAGCCGAAGCCGACCCCCTCCGGGGACACGGCGGGCGCCGACAAGCTGCAGAAGCAGTTCCTGGCGCTCGACTGCACGAACGAGAAGGCCCGCGCCGCCGCCGGTGACAACGTCAAGCCCAGCGACACCACGGTCGCCTGTGGCAAGAACTCCGACGGCCAGTGGGAGAAGTACGTTCTCGGCCCGGCCGAGGTGGACGGCAAGGACGTCGACGACGCCAAGGGCGTGCTGGATCAGCGGCGTGGCCAGTGGATCGTCACCATGGACTTCACGGACAAGGGCTCCAAGAAGTTCCAGAAGATCACCAGCCGGCTGTCGCAGCAGCAGCCCCCGATGAACCAGTTCGCCATCGTGCTGGACGGCGAAGTCGTCTCGGCGCCCTCCGTACGGCAGACGCTGAGCGCCAACGCCGAGATCTCCGGCAGCTTCACCCAGCAGTCCGCGCAGGATCTCGGCAACATCCTGTCGTACGGCGCGCTCCCGCTCTCCTTCGAGGAGCAGAGCGTCCAGACCGTCTCCGCCGCCCTCGGCGGCGAGCAGCTCCGGGCGGGCCTCATCGCCGGTGCGATCGGCCTGGCGCTCGTCATCATCTACCTGGTCGCGTACTACCGCGGCCTCGCGATGATCGCGATCCTCAGCCTCATGGTCTCGGCGATCCTGACGTACGTGATCATGGCTCTGCTCGGCCCGGGCATCGGCTTCGCCCTGAACCTGCCCGCGGTGTGTGGTGCCATCGTCGCGATCGGTATCACCGCGGACTCGTTCATCGTGTACTTCGAGAGAATCCGCGACGAGATCCGCGAGGGCCGTACGCTGCGGCCCGCCGTCGAGCGCGCCTGGCCGCGCGCCCGGCGCACCATCCTGGTCTCCGACTTCGTGTCGTTCCTTGCCGCCGCGGTGCTCTTCATCGTCACCGTCGGCAAGGTCCAGGGCTTCGCGTTCACACTCGGTCTGACCACCGTGCTCGACGTGGTCGTGGTGTTCCTCTTCACCAAGCCGGTCATGACCCTGCTCGCCCGCAAGAAGTTCTTCGCGGACGGTCACCCGTGGTCCGGACTGGACCCGAAGCGGCTCGGTGCCAAGCCCCCGCTGCGCCGCTCCCGTCGCGCCTCCGCCCCCACCGACCCGAAGGAGGCGTGA
- a CDS encoding LemA family protein has protein sequence MTVTLIWIVVALVAIGLYLSWTAGRLDRLHSRIDAARAALDAQLLRRASVTQELATSGVLDPAASIVLYEAAHAARQAEEDHREVAESELSAALRAVFGEAAQVEAVRAVPGGEDAAGELAQAVRRVPMARRFHNDAVRAARALRRHRTVRWFRLAGHAPFPLAFEMDDEPPSALADRPGS, from the coding sequence GTGACCGTAACCCTCATCTGGATCGTCGTCGCCCTCGTCGCGATCGGCCTGTACCTGAGCTGGACCGCCGGGCGGCTCGACCGGCTGCACTCCCGTATCGACGCCGCCCGCGCCGCGCTCGACGCCCAGTTGCTGCGCCGCGCCTCGGTCACCCAGGAGCTCGCCACCTCCGGCGTGCTCGATCCGGCCGCGTCGATCGTGCTGTACGAGGCCGCGCACGCCGCCCGTCAGGCGGAGGAGGACCACCGCGAGGTCGCCGAGAGCGAGCTCAGTGCCGCGCTGCGGGCGGTCTTCGGCGAGGCCGCGCAGGTCGAGGCGGTACGAGCGGTCCCGGGCGGCGAGGATGCCGCGGGCGAGCTCGCCCAGGCCGTACGCCGCGTTCCGATGGCGCGCCGCTTCCACAACGACGCCGTACGCGCCGCCCGCGCCCTGCGTCGTCACCGCACGGTCCGCTGGTTCCGGCTGGCCGGCCACGCACCGTTCCCGCTGGCCTTCGAGATGGACGACGAGCCGCCGTCCGCCCTGGCGGACCGCCCGGGCAGCTGA
- the ruvC gene encoding crossover junction endodeoxyribonuclease RuvC yields MRVLGVDPGLTRCGVGVVEGVAGRPLTMLGVGVVRTPADAELGQRLVAVEQGIEQWLDEHRPEFVAVERVFSQHNVRTVMGTAQASAIAMLCATRRGIPVALHTPSEVKAAVTGTGRADKAQVGAMVTRLLRLDAPPKPADAADALALAICHIWRAPAQRRLQQAVAAHRTVHAPKGRTA; encoded by the coding sequence GTGCGCGTACTGGGGGTGGACCCGGGGCTGACGCGTTGCGGCGTCGGCGTGGTCGAGGGCGTCGCCGGCCGTCCCCTGACCATGCTCGGCGTTGGTGTCGTACGAACCCCGGCGGACGCCGAGTTGGGCCAAAGGCTCGTCGCCGTCGAGCAGGGCATCGAGCAGTGGCTGGACGAGCACCGGCCCGAATTCGTCGCGGTGGAGCGGGTGTTCAGCCAGCACAATGTGCGCACCGTCATGGGCACCGCGCAGGCCAGCGCGATCGCCATGCTCTGCGCGACCCGGCGCGGCATCCCGGTCGCCCTGCATACGCCCAGCGAGGTCAAGGCCGCCGTCACCGGCACCGGCCGGGCCGACAAGGCGCAGGTCGGGGCGATGGTCACCCGGCTGCTGCGGCTGGATGCCCCGCCCAAGCCCGCCGACGCCGCGGACGCTCTCGCCCTCGCCATCTGTCACATCTGGCGTGCGCCCGCGCAGCGTCGCCTCCAGCAAGCCGTCGCCGCACATCGCACCGTGCACGCACCGAAGGGCCGTACCGCATGA